In Silene latifolia isolate original U9 population chromosome X, ASM4854445v1, whole genome shotgun sequence, the following proteins share a genomic window:
- the LOC141623516 gene encoding uncharacterized protein LOC141623516: protein MVFPWVQGKMVHNKPLTMENAHVCIDNVICGDVPLPLPWTRFTMVGDAAGSFAQWPKSLILLEENEVNSKTRNLKRKDRFKNTEESANKVRKQSLEKASVEGNNKASCDEEQDDVRPLSVEEVGKLGFLGRSLEEKLCSLSKNATIEMVIDESVYNYKEGSVRSFLTIVEIRQMLRNQRLNVVMLQIWGSFLHQCATQSEAANVVGYMCPVKLSEYMQNGRQCEDYIAHVWKIQEEKNYILGAFYERPKNKKEIGHKRKTRKRLVFTLRSRRKA, encoded by the exons ATGGTTTTTCCATGGGTACAAGGTAAAATGGTACACAACAAACCATTAACCATGGAGAATGCCCATGTTTGCATCGACAATGTCATATGCGGTGATGTACCACTTCCATTGCCGTGGACCAGATTCACAATGGTCGGTGATGCAGCGGGTAGCTTTGCCCAATGGCCCAAATCCTTGATTTTATTAGAAGAAAACGAG gTCAATTCTAAGACTCGAAATCTCAAGAGAAAAGACAGATTCAAAAACACGGAGGAGTCCGCTAATAAAGTTCGAAAGCAA TCTCTTGAAAAGGCATCGGTAGAAGGTAATAATAAGGCGTCATGTGATGAAGAACAAGACGACGTTAGACCTTTAAGTGTAGAAGAGGTTGGGAAATTAGGTTTTTTGGGTCGTTCTTTAGAAGAGAAGTTGTGTTCCTTGTCCAAAAATGCTACAATCGAGATGGTGATAGATGAGTCGGTTTATAATTACAAAGAAGGTAGCGTAAGGAGCTTTTTAACTATTGTCGAGATTAGGCAAATGTTAAGAAATCAAAGGCTAAATGTTGTGATGCTTCAAATTTGGGGAAG TTTTTTGCATCAATGTGCTACTCAAAGCGAAGCAGCGAATGTAGTCGGATACATGTGTCCGGTGAAACTTTCTGAATATATGCAAAACGGGCGACAATGTGAAGATTATATTGCACATGTCTGGAAGATTCAAGAGGAAAAGAATTATATCTTGGGCGCATTTTATGAGAG accaaaaaacaaaaaagaaattgGACATAAAAGGAAGACTAGAAAACGCTTGGTTTTTACATTGCGCTCAAGGCGGAAGGCGTAA